Within the Triplophysa dalaica isolate WHDGS20190420 chromosome 2, ASM1584641v1, whole genome shotgun sequence genome, the region agacacatacacacgtgTAAACAGATATCCAGTTCCCACGATATCTCTACATGCCTGAGGATGCTCAAGGTCATCTTAATAAAGGCACCTTTGCTTTGAGTCACTACTAGAAGCCAAACTTTTATTGACACTTTTCCAAGTGTCACAGTGTGCAAGGTAGAATAAGATCCTCGGGTCACAAAAGCAATTAAATGGGCATATGCTGAGGTGTTCATGTAGGACATTATGATAAACTGACTATTGATCCTAATGCAAATAGACATACTATAGCATCCACTACTTAGGACAGAAATTACACAAGATCACAATGTTGTGATTACTGAACCTTTATAAGGCGACTCAGCTGCGTCGGGAAGCGTTCTTCCTCCATGTCCTTCAATGCACCTTTGCCACGGAACAGTTCCAACGACATGCCTGGAGGTAAAAGTCCCTGATGCTGCTGCCACTTTAAAGACTAAACGGAAGAGACAGATAAGGACAGACAGAGACGGCTGGTGTTCAGTGGCGTAAATTATCAAGAATATAATATCATTCATGAACTCTATAATTATGCAAGTCCCATTGAATATTGTTACCAGCATTGCTAATGAGCCAAACTGCCTCAGTGCTTTGGTTTCCTGTAATCTGTAAAGAGCCCCTTCACATATACGACCCTATTCAGAGTAACACAAAGTCATATTTAATCACAATCTTTCATATAAATACTTGTAAAGTATAAACTGTAGGCAATGGGTTAAACATAAAAAgctaaaatattattaatttgagATGGATCAGTGGGAACAAACCTGGCCCAGCAGAGCCATGAGACGTGAGGGTGGCACCAAACAGACCTCTCCTGCAAAAGCTTGAGCGATAGCCTGTCTGCGCTTCTCTTTGCTACTGCCCGCTGGATACGCCTGACGTCCAGTGATGAGAGAATAGACCTTATTATGTGAatacccagctaacaaaaataCCCTCTGAGAATAACGTTTTGCAAACATTTCCGTTACGTTACAAAAATATTATGTCTTCACATTTTTCAATATTGCCCTAAGAAcgtaagaaaaatattttttgaacatTTAGCAATGATAAATAGCTAATGTTGATAAACGTTACACCAAGAACAGTTTTTAGATAACATTTAGAGAAAGTTCCCCAGTTACTTGGTGActatttcacaaatatattacacatttaGTAACGTTATTGTCCCCCCAAAAATTCAACTAGAAAGGATTATTATAAATATCTCAAACTAAACTATAACACCGTGTCTAAACCAGATGCGGCGCGTTGCGACATTACAAATTACAATAGAATGCTTTAGAAcctattgtcattttaaattgtgtacACACTGGATGCGTCCGTTGAAGACAAGgtgttaaacatttaataaaaacatttatgttaatttaaatcaaatacaatttaagccttaatattatatacaaaaaaattggAAATTTTCTTTTAGCAATGATCTATATTGATGTTAAGACtctaaaattataaatatgaaataaactaaatgaaaaatatgatggtttattttttaaacaataatatgtCAAAACcacataacaaaattgctaacaAATGTaactaaatttttttttttttatgttctctTAGCAATTATCTATATTGACATTAAGacactaaaattataaaaacaaaataaaataaataaaaagatatataacaaataataaaaggtCAAAACTATGGAAgtaaataagagacataatgttttgaaatttaacagcctatgaatacttgattttgaattattttactttggaaaccatgtatctgaatttatttgtttcgaatttacctctatgaaatttaaatatgaaaattcttgatttccaatttaaaaacctgaatttaatgctcacaaattgagataccaaaaaaatcaacttacagaatttcagataaaatacattcagattgatcaaatttgattgctcttattcagatctcaaatttaaagttaatacttttcaaggaaaacatctgtctaattcgactgctcaaattcagatcgaaaaattcaagttaaatattcacatggtaacatccgggctacccaggataggaaaaacagttgagcccagagcccgtctgtaattgaaccgaaccattgaaccgaaccattgaaccgaaccattgaaccgaaccattgaaccgacgtcgggcggcctatcagagcacgacaacctgactgtctgtcatgatccaagaagaggccaaggcacggatattaaacctgttaagaagatgacttctagggaaaacgaaggcgctccggtaagtttgctgtttatgtacaatcagactctacagaacaaaagtatgttgttgctaattatttttttgaactattattattattattattcgaccgacgtcggttcggttcattggttcggttcattggttcggttcaatagTTCGGTTCAATtacagacgggctctgggctcaactgtttttcctatcctgggtagcccggatgttaccatgtgaatatttaacttgaatttttcgatctgaatttgagcagtcgaattagacagatgttttccttgaaaagtattaactttaaatttgagatctgaataagagcaatcaaatttgatcaatctgaatgtattttatctgaaattctgtaagttgatttttttggtatctgaatttgtgagcattaaattcaggtttttaaattggaaatcaagaattttcatatttaaatttcatagaggtaaattcgaaacaaataaattcagatacatggtttccaaagtaaaataattcaaaatcaagtattcataggctgttaaatttcaaaacattatgtctcttatttgcttccatacaaaaccacataacaaaattgcaaaaaaaatgtaacaaattattataaaaattaatacTCTAAAAATTGAAtagaacaacatttaaaaaatatatataataataataaataatacttcTATATCACTCGCCATTTACGTCAATAATACTTGTGAATAATACAGGGCAAATTTCAATTTAAGTGCTTCCACAATAATcttttatagtgttttatattatttacattgtttGTATGACACTAACAATCTAGACAGTTACCTTCTCTGAGTCAAAGTAAGGCGTGTTGAGAAGAGTCTCCGTGTGCGAGTAACGCTCAGGTTGTGTGTGCTTCAGCATGATCATGGGATCGGTTTGCTTCAGTAAACATTGGGCTGACCCTAGTTCTCCCAACTCGATCAATTCAAGTACAATCTACAAACACATCAACAAAACTGATGCACAGTTCATCACAACAGGTGATCTTGAGTCAACTACATACCTGTTCATAGAGATCAATGAGCAGTGTGTCAGGAAGTTTCAGGTATTGGATCGAGAGAAGCACTATGTCCCAGTGCCCGTTGGTGATGTCCGCAATGAAGCTGTCGATGCTGTCCACAGTGTGCAGGGACACGGTCGTCTCCTCTTGAAGCATCGCCAGCGTCCGGTGCAAATTATTCTCCTTCAGATACTGCATGATCAAGCGAATGACGCTGCAAAAGTGAGTGACACACGCAAATGAGTGAAATGCATGCGCAACGTAGCGATGtttaataaacactttattattttcagGATGTTTGTATTACCATGCTAACGTTAAATAGCGAAAAACTGTAGGCCTACTTTAGAGGTAATTGTAGTTTTAACTATAACCTACATTGCATAATCCTATACGATTGTTTTAAagcatgtgcaatcccctgggatcgaacccacgaccatgctcttaccactgagctacaggaaagctacaataaaacaaatttactaCAATGTAACCATGTAGTGATCTCCAATGGAAAATTGTGATAGCTGTTTTTTGTGAAATTATAGAATTTAAAGTTAATCAATGGTTAATTTTGAGGGTTTCATAGATGTAAATGTTGATAGTTATAGGATTTAAATGGAAACCCGCATACTTGAGATGTTAATAATTCACCATGAACTTTTCATTGAAACACATCAATTGTAGCAAAAACAGCGGATTGCTATgaagttaaaacaaaattaacgACATTAAACTACCAACACTACTGTACTTCTCGTAAAAACATTATAATCCACATGCATCATGTGCAACAGTAACGCATTTCTATTGTTGCGTCTGAAACACAAAAGCGTATAAAGAGTTGCGTTATTTCAGCAGTCAATGACTTACTCTGCAGATTGCACTTCAAGATCCATGACTGCGCGGATGTCGATGAAATCACCGTCTGGATGCGATGTGCCACATTCACCAGCGTTCTGTTGTGGTGGGCATCCGAAGCCACGTGAACGCCGCGCGGCCGTGACCGCCCAATACACGTGCCGTTGTATTTATTGCTCAGACGTGTGAAGGCACAGAAACCTCTCGCAAATTGTTGCGTATTTTCGAGAGGGCGGATAAATGGTGGAATTATAAGAAAATCCCGCAACGGTGACATCAGGTTAAGAGACAGTGAGGGGGTGCCCGGTGCTTCATTATGAACAGCagcacaaaatgaaataaaaatgattcagtTGGTGGGTGGAGGCGGGAATACAATGTGCACTTGTATTGATATTCATTGAATCAAGTAATAACGCATTCAACACCTACAAGCACTTGGTGATCTTATTTAACTTAAATCCCTTCATAAAACCGACATGGGATACTATTTTTGgaagaaaaatgcaaaacacatGAGGTGTTGCCCCCTGCTGGTGGCATTGAGGGTTCTTTTATAAACACGTATGTTTCATTGGGTTATATTTTCCTGTAATCTATTTACAAGCATGCATGATGAACTAAATCAGTTTTATACATTCTCATTGGGATTAGATTAAAATGgagtacattaacattaataGTTTTGATAGTGTCACAGAACAAATTTTCAAGTATTTGGATCAAGATTTGTACACCCATACAAGATCCTTCCTTGTGCCTTTGGAGTATGGAAACATTATGCATATACTTAAACCAcagttaacaataaaaaaagctaCTTTAAATAGTACAACACAAACCAAAGAGTAAGTTTGGTTTAGAAAGCCTACCAGAACATTTTAGACCATTAATATTGAACGATATAGGATTATTTTACAACAAACCATTTTAGGACATTCATTCTTGATTTTTTGTCTGTAGTTTTGTGGTTAATCTAGAAATCATTCGCGatcctatattaaatattgcGTAGCGTATTTAAGAACCGGCAGGTTGAAATGAAGCAGTATCTGCTTTCACAGTTAAAATTTCTTCGACTTAAAAGCAAACTGCCTACGCATTAGATGTTACCACCTTGCCCTTTCTATACCACATTAGATTTTTATActaaaatgcatgaaaatatgACGACAAAATAGAACGTTcatccaaaacatttctttttatttgtgaGGTACATGTCTCACTTCTGGCTAGACTCGGACTTAGATGTGGAGGCTCTCAGAGAGGACAGACGACGTCTCTTAGCAATCTGTTCTTGACGTTTCTCTTTGGCCTCCTGCAAAACAGAAAGAACAACCATAAGCTCTCTGAATTACACAGCTCATGTGGCTTTATTACGTCTACTGACATCCAACCACACAACCACATGTGGTTCTCTTCAAATTCACAGTTTTGGACTCGCTGCCATCTTGTTAAGACAAACTCCACTAAACAACACTATGTTAATCAGATtttccacaaaagaaaaaacagctgTATACCTTCATCCTCTTGGCCAGCAGCTTGGCGTATTCTGCGGCCTCGTCCTTGTTCTTCAGTGTACGCTGCTTCTTCATAGCAATGCGTCTGCGCTTGTGCTGCAGCACACGTGGTGTTACCAGACGCTGAATCTTAGGGGCTTTGGTTCTGGGCTTCTTGCCTATCAGAGAAAAGCATTTAAACTTGGCTACATTGCAACCATGTAACTTTAGCATTTGTAACAGACAAAAGCTTGACCAAAACAAAGTTCGACTAAAACTAATACACTAATATTTGCAAAAAGTTTGACAGAGCAATGCAGTACAACCAGCCACCATGAATACGATCTGATTGTTATCCGTTAGCCACTCCACTGTTGCTTTGGCACCACACTGTCCCCCCTTTCAAGCTACTGACCAGCAAAAAAGGGTCTGCTGGAGTGCCGCATTAAGTGATTTGCTTGCGTAACAAGGCTTTGCGATTTAATAAAAGCCTTTCTGTAAACATTAAAGCACCTGCGACAGCTAATTGTACAATTCGTTAAAAACGTAGACAAACCTTCTTTAGTGAGGGGTCTTCTGACCACATACTGTCTGACATCATCCTCCTTGGACAGGTTGAAAAGCTTGCGGATCTTGCTAGCCCTCTTGGGTCCCAGTCGACGAGGGACGGTGGTATCAGTCAGTCCAGGAATGTCCTTCTCACCTGAAGGAAACAAAGATCAGAGATTTCATTTGTCTATCAAACTGTAGGAAAACAGTTATGGTATAAGGAAAGGTGAACtacaaaaatatagtttgaCAGAGCAATGCAGTACAACCAGCAACTGTAATCATGACCAGGTTGTTATCCGATCGCAGCTCCACTATTGCTTTGGCACGACACTGTCCCCCCTTTGGAGCTACCAACCAGCCGGAAAGGGTCTGCGGTTGTGCCTTCATAAAACCAGCATGCCATTGCAAATAAAGGCAATTTACACTTACCCTTCCTGATGATGACCAAGTTAAGAACGCTGAGATTGGCGTCCACGATGCAGCCACGGACAGACTTGCGTTTGCGCTCACCGGTACGACGAGGGCGGTAGCAGGAGTGTCCCTTGCTGAGGAGAAGACGCACACGGCCGTGGGTCAGCACACCCTGTTTCATGGGGAAGCCCTGTTTGTCATTGCCTCCGCTGATGCGCACATAATAGCCCTACAAAAGAGAACAACAAGATCGTATTTTGTCAGTTTCATGATACTTTCCCATAGTGAATCCAGCAAAGACTGCGAGGTAAGCAATACAGGTCTCAGtgagaaatatttgaaatcacaaaataaacaaataaaatgcaactaTTTAATTGTGCGGCCGAGTTAGAGTGAAAGAAATTGTAGACTAAGGAGCGCATATAGCCACTGAAAATCAAGAATCAAGTTAACCATAATGGCCCATCATATTAAATTTAATGGGGGTTATGTAGTTAATGGCTACATGGAGCCTGGACCTACTAAAGAATACGACCACATAAGCCCAGTTCTATCATCCCTTCACTGGTTACCctttaagtatcgtattgactttaaagttcttttaattacttataaagccCTAAACGGTTTACACCTACCTACATAAAAGAGCCCATCTTATTACAAGCCATCACACTCTCAAAGACTCAAAACtctggacttttgataacacctaaaATAACTAAATCCAGGGGGGTAGAGCTTTCTCAAAGGTAGATAtttgagggtcagacacactctcccaatttaaatctagataaAAGGTGCATATTTTCAGCCAAGCATTCACTTCATGGATatatgctaaataaatgaacagcagctatgctaattattctttttttgccCTCCACCTCTGGATGCCCATACCGAGGAGTGGAGAGATAATGTCAGTAATAGATGAACATTATATGCTCATCCCTAACAAGAGATTACAGCTGGACATGCGGTGCCATCCTCCTgcggactgactgaccatcccagctccagcAATACCATCCACAAGCAAGATTAAAGACGGACTggtcacattaatgctaaatttgCATCACATGAAAGtagtttgaaattatatctgcATTCAGTTACATTATGGCATTATTATTTCCTGTCTTATAACATTCCTGTTGCCTGACAGCGATAAAAAAGCATTGTTTAGAGGAGATCTAGCCCTCCAGACTTCGACTGGTTTCTCACaaattctttttctttttttatttaccatcaaAGTTTGGGTTTCTCGCCACAGGGCACTGTTGGCTGGCTTGCTCACTGGGAGcctgcatttattagatattgcTTACTAAAATGATCTttcttgttctataaacaccacgcactgtgctgtgttttacatagTGTCTTTCTCCTGTAAACCTGCTTTGAAACaatccacattgtgaaaagagCTATATAAACAAAACTTAACTTGAGAAACACTGTTGTCGAAGTCAATTAAGACTTTGTATTGAAATGGTCCTTTAAAGTTCTTAACAACACATCATTCAGTACATGACTTACCTTCCACTCATCACCCAGAGAGTCTGCAGACACCTCTGTGGCCATACGCTTCTCATAGAAGATCCTCAGCTTGCGCTCATCGTCAACTTCTATAAGCTTTTGGCAGCCAGTGGCCGGGAACGAGATATTGAGCTagtagaagaagaaaaaaacatttactgctGAGAAAGACAATGTCACGTTTACTTTAAATATTGTAGCACGTTTctattagcttagcaaccgctAATGCTATTACACGGACGGTAGCTTGCCACTCCTTACCGATGTCCTTTAACGTGTCCTTacattgtaaatacattttacaatatcAGTGGCTAAATACCCTCTACTTGCGACAGATATAAACTCATGTAAGGAGTTCACGAAACGTCTATAACGGGCGCCGCCATGTTGCGGCACTTACACGGCAGCACTCAAGTCAAGAAAATCAACGTCCATCCATCATATTTAACTGCCCTTACTCTCCTTACACGAAAACATCGTGCTGTTGTGAAAGCATTAAATGCAACTCTTTAGATATTTCGAGTACTTTGTATAGATTAAAGCTAAGAAAATCACTATTTCTGCCTGCCTACCTTCATTATGGAGGACTTTCTCGCTTGGAGTCCACCACCGAAAAGAGGCCGGATATCCGCCTCAAACTCTCACATAGGCGTCAAAGGTATCGCGAGATTACGTGTTGATCATGGACGCTGGCCTGTGATTCATGGATATTTGCGGccacaaaatataaatttattctGAAATGCTTAGAATGGTTACAGACTGTAGACAATATAAATGTAGGGAAGTTTGATCGTTTTATAAATTGCCAAAATTTGGATACAAACGTGTCTGTGTCATATGGTTACGTTACCTTTCACatcaaatcaaattttatttccattataggtttgtcatgtttttacacCAAACCGAAAAAAGCGCAACAATAGCTTATATATCTTtcaagttttattatttttatcaacGCATTTATTATGctgttttataattaataaatatgaaatattcatttataaatattaataaatattacagacaactgttaataaatagcacaataattatttgatcaCAGTTTCGTGGTTTTTGATTTGTGGACCTATCGATATGCATATGTAGATTAAACTAGGCATGTCAAAAATAATTTCAGATCTcattttataaatcacatgacatttgtatAAGTCTCGTATTTATGGTTAAGGAAGACATTTTTATGAACCGACTAATGATTTTGACAATGAAAGTTTACTTCTCCTACAAGTAAACTCCGTTTTTAACTTTTTCCCACTTTcctttgtgatttttattcaaaatcttTCActtaatatagtttttatatccAGGGTAACATTAAGCAAATATTAAGACGTCACAACAGTCTATTTTAAAGCTACTTTGTCAATACAGACGTATTGTGGTATTATAGTGTAATAGGCTGCAAATGCGTTTCATGCCATCCCAACGATATTAACTCATTCAGACATCAATTTACGTATAATGCAAGTACACACAAAATGACAGTACTTTATTTTTACTCTCATGCAGACATAAATGATGATAATCCAATAACAAATGTGATCATTTATCAGATTGAATGGTATAGTCAACGCGTGGGTCAACCAGCACTGGGCCGTTGTGATGCGACTCCTGTTCTTCTGTTGTTTCGCAGCGACAGTTTTCTATCAAAGTAACGACTTTAATAACTTCTGTGTTGTCCACGCATGTCAGTGTTACAGTCTTGGAAGCAATGATAACCGGTGAGCAAACAGGACAAGGAGAACTTCCGTCTTCCGTCATGGCGCATTTTCCGAAACAAACGTTGTTTTTTATCTCCAATGTCTCACAGTTTTCGTGGGAGATCCTCTGTggaacagaaatgtgtaaatttactgttttattatatCTGGGTAGCCCTCGGTGTTCATACtacaagaaactacaagaaacgTTTTTCAATTAGTGTGTGTATGGGTgggtcatgggttcgaacccCAGAGGACACGCATGTAAAAAAACTCtcacaaatgcaaaaaacatattgaatgcaaaactttatttgtttttactaTTAAGCTAAGATAGGCTACTAAACGCACAGTTCTTACCTGAGAGTACGTAAGCGCGCGACACTTTTCCTGACGGACCTCGACGTTCCTGATGGGCAGGACGTATCTGTCAGATTTCCCACGGAACAAGAACGCATTCCAGAAACCCTTCGCGTTTCTGGAGGATGACTTGTGGCCTAAATTCACGACTGGATGGCTGACGTCATTGGCACCGGCACCGGCCTGCAAGATTGCGTGCGACGGTTCGTTTGCATTGTCTTGCGTTGGATTTCCCAACTTCTCCGCACTTCTCGGATGTTCAATCGTGCTGCCATCGTTTGCATCGGACAGTGAACTTTCACCAGATCCGCTTATGCTTGAATGAACTTGAAAGAAATGTCCGAATACCTGCATTTGTATGcatacaattaaaatgaaatgaacggGAATCATGTTGTCCGTGCAGACGGAGAGAACGCAGATGAAATGCAGGTTTGGTGCAGGTAGCGTTTGCTCTAAAGGTGTGAAAACTTAACAAATGTTACAGACAACAGCTGTTGCGCAAATACATCAAAGAAGCAACATCAAACCTATTTGGTCATTTGATGTTGGTTTCTGGTCGTATGTGGTGTTTTACACGTAAAATGTCCTTGTAGAACATATAGTGGAGGTTATTTGGACAGTGTTTAACTTAAACAGGACTAgaccttagttaaattaggacatttaagttgtttttaaaaagttattttacaaaaaacatcataTGCATCTTCAGAAAAAACAATCAGACCGATCTCTTTAAGATAAGTCAGTGTTAAGTGTTTTCTATCGAAACACCTCTAAAACTTAAGTTAGTCTGTGACTAGGCTTATGCCCTGTCCTGGAAACTACCCCATAGGGTTTATATCCCAGGGCATGTAATGtttagaataaaaatataaaacccaCCAGAGCTCACGTGGCCTCTTGAGCTGAATGGAAAAAGAcgaatgaaaatacattttaagattcTAACTCCTAACTTTGTCATATGTACTTTGGTACAGAAAAAAGTAGGAAGATGGGATAGAGGGCCAACAAACAATAAACCCaaagacaataaaatatttaaaatgttataaaagtgcaaaactaaacactattaaataaaaatacaccaTGGCAAAAGGTCAATTATATGATTGTTTTAATATCGCATCAAGGTTAAATTGGTAATTCTCAACACTGATTCAACATTAGATGATTTATCTTGGCTAGgtgaaaaaaagatttgttattaaatatattctgAGTTTAATGTGATGACGATAAATTGATAGTAGTGTTAAAGTGTCAGCACTCTATCATGAATAAATCTcccatattttcattttatatgaaGTTTTAAGTTTGCTTTGTTGTTTTGGTCAGTCTgtgaaaatgttatatatttataaaaatgtaaatgcttaaaCTCAGTGAATGATTTCAGGCAGTACAGTACGTTCAGGCAAAGAAAATTACCTCATCTTCTCTCTGTTTACATGTAAACATCATAGCAGTGAGcgacaaatgttttaaaacattttaaacattcactACTTGTTGTGTTGCGTGCAAGTGACGCAACCTCCATTGATTACGTCCCTGTGGCAGTGTGTGCAATCTTTGCTTGTCATTGTTCATCACCCAACATGAACGAAGACTGCTTCTAAGATGAATCAGATTGTTCTTCATCAGCAGGTAAAGTGTATACAGCATAGAGTATATCTGCGTTTGTCAAGTACTCTATACTAAGTGAACAACTGTATCATTGTAACCATTATTTGTGACTTTATATGTCTTTGATCGAGCAGTGGTTGGTGGTTTTCGCTACAGTTGttcttattatttgttatgttgTCAGTCTCAAGTATTGCAAAATAATCTCACAGTTGTCACCTAATTGTTatgagatgttgtgtgtgtgtcagttcTGACACGTTTGTTATGTGAATGAAACTGAGAGTGAATAATAGAACTCTACACCTGTCCGACTGGTCGGATCGGCACAGGTGTGTGCACTGACTGTATGGCTGCGTGTTTGATGGAATGTAGACACGCCTGTTTGCAGGAAGTCTCCATTGAGCAGCACTGAACACaggcaaaaaaacaaacagctgGGAAGAGAAAGGACGAACCGGAGGTTAGTTCTGAATATCTGTGCAGGTAAATGTTCCCCTTTATATTAGTTTATTATAATcatctgtgtgaatgtgtttatgcaAGATTGCTTTCTACATTTTGGTGCCATTAGTGTAAATGATCTGTGATTCTTGTTACTTTACTGCTATTTCACATTATGGAAAAGACAAATGTGGATATGTTCTAGTAGAATGAATGTTTTTGGCTTTTACATTGTGGtatatttagctttttaattcatttttactcTTAAAAAGCATATAAAGTGCATGGTTTAAGTGAGCTGGCTGCTCCTAGTTTAGGTTTACGGATAGTTATATTATGAAGCTGGTCTGACTTCATTCCACCATTTCGCTTACCAATGGAATAGAGTaactgaaaattgtgactcgcCATTTTACACTAGTTCTTTTAACATGACCAATATTTGGCTGTAATTTACTGAAAGCACATTGAATGTACAACAGTTGAATTAAAATGACGATATTCACTTAAAATGTactacagtagtggccaaaagggATGTCCAACTTTGAAAGTCTCATCTTTGCTCTTTGTTTGAATACaggataaaaaatgtttttaatacattgtaCGCATGTTGCATGTTTGGAGTGAATTGAAACTtagctttgagaagaatttaaggaggCTTGGTAAAAAAGACACTATGCGTGCACAAAGCTTATTGAGTCAGGGAATGACTAGATAATACACGGACCATAATTATAAGCGctacacttttgtttttgccctCATTTTTTATGAGCTAAACTCAACGATCTAAGACTTTTTCTATGTgcacaaaaggcctatttctatttctaagtattgttcacaaatctgtctaaatctgtgttagtgagTACTTCTCCTGTGCCAAGTTACTTCTTCCACCTCACTGGTGTGGCATATCAAAATGTTGattagacagcatgattattgcacaggtgtgccttaTGCTGGCCAAAATAAAACGGcactctaaaatgtgcagtttacTGCATTGAGCGGGTCTGGTCCAAACACAGTGTTCAGTGAAAACAGGGATTcatgaagagaagagaagagaacaCCTCTCCAAAATGCCAGACACCATCAAATGTGAGCATTTGCCCACTCAAGTCAGTTATGATGACAAACTGCAGTCAGGTTGAGACACCGATGAGGCCAAAGAACATGCAGTTGAGCTTCCCTGAGACGGTTTCTGACAGTTTATGCAGAAATTCTTTCAGATTGTTGCAGCAGCCAATTGCACACTCCCTATAAACTTGCAACACCTATGGCATTGTGCTCTGTGataaaactgaacattttagggaggccttttattgtggccagcctaaggca harbors:
- the LOC130409392 gene encoding cerberus-like, encoding MIPVHFILIVCIQMQVFGHFFQVHSSISGSGESSLSDANDGSTIEHPRSAEKLGNPTQDNANEPSHAILQAGAGANDVSHPVVNLGHKSSSRNAKGFWNAFLFRGKSDRYVLPIRNVEVRQEKCRALTYSQRISHENCETLEIKNNVCFGKCAMTEDGSSPCPVCSPVIIASKTVTLTCVDNTEVIKVVTLIENCRCETTEEQESHHNGPVLVDPRVDYTIQSDK
- the rps6 gene encoding 40S ribosomal protein S6, which codes for MKLNISFPATGCQKLIEVDDERKLRIFYEKRMATEVSADSLGDEWKGYYVRISGGNDKQGFPMKQGVLTHGRVRLLLSKGHSCYRPRRTGERKRKSVRGCIVDANLSVLNLVIIRKGEKDIPGLTDTTVPRRLGPKRASKIRKLFNLSKEDDVRQYVVRRPLTKEGKKPRTKAPKIQRLVTPRVLQHKRRRIAMKKQRTLKNKDEAAEYAKLLAKRMKEAKEKRQEQIAKRRRLSSLRASTSKSESSQK